The genome window ACCATTTGCCGGGCAATTCCGGCGGCTGGAACCGCTCGATGAAGTCGATCGCCTGCGTCGGCGTCTCCACGTTGGCAAACATCTTCATCGTCTCGTCCTTGGCGAACCGGAGCGCCACCATTTTTTCGAAATGCGCGAACAGCCCGTCATAAAATCCGTCGGTGTTGATGAACACCAGCGGCTTGGCCGTCAACCCCAGTTGCACCATGGATAAAATTTCCGTCGCCTCTTCCAGCGTGCCCACGCCCCCGGGCAGAACGAGAAACGCATCGGCGCGTTCGTCCATGGTGGCTTTGCGATCGCGCATGTCGCGGGTGACGATCAACTCGTCAGCCTCGTCGTAGCGGATATTTTTTTGCATGAAAAATTTCGGCAGCACGCCCACCACC of Nitrospina watsonii contains these proteins:
- a CDS encoding TIGR00730 family Rossman fold protein encodes the protein MSAIKAVCVYCASSTQVGAVYLDAAYELGQRMGRAGLELIYGGASIGLMGALARGVHAERGRVVGVLPKFFMQKNIRYDEADELIVTRDMRDRKATMDERADAFLVLPGGVGTLEEATEILSMVQLGLTAKPLVFINTDGFYDGLFAHFEKMVALRFAKDETMKMFANVETPTQAIDFIERFQPPELPGKWF